Proteins encoded in a region of the Candidatus Moanabacter tarae genome:
- the htrA_1 gene encoding Putative serine protease HtrA produces the protein MNKSTVIRQSLAFMIIQMTFMSLFAVEHKHSSHKERIAQKWQSTLKDSSFPQNEGRSGPVVFLGVYTTRISPTLSAQLKLPTGMGLTIRHIVPNSPAAEAGLKEHDILRKFENQILIHPQQLQVLIRTSDEGDSISFTILREGQEIKVETKLKTKKPEKYKRGHKSRFWIDRSDGYGKGRKNFSPPLSDISENKTHRHKRAHIFTQEHKNSDRRSHTTPLTQNGFSREILNPGKKPSPSKSQHKKPPDRQKRECL, from the coding sequence ATGAATAAATCAACGGTAATCCGACAGAGCCTTGCCTTCATGATTATACAGATGACTTTCATGTCTCTCTTCGCAGTCGAACATAAGCATTCCAGCCATAAAGAGCGTATTGCACAAAAGTGGCAGAGTACACTAAAGGATTCTTCCTTTCCTCAAAATGAGGGCAGATCCGGTCCTGTAGTATTTCTCGGCGTTTATACAACGCGAATAAGCCCTACGTTGAGCGCTCAACTAAAGCTCCCCACCGGAATGGGACTGACGATTCGCCATATCGTACCAAATAGTCCAGCAGCGGAGGCAGGACTAAAAGAACATGATATACTCCGTAAATTCGAAAACCAGATTCTGATTCATCCTCAGCAGCTCCAAGTTCTAATCCGCACAAGCGACGAAGGAGATTCAATCTCATTTACCATCTTGAGAGAAGGTCAGGAAATTAAAGTCGAGACCAAACTTAAAACCAAGAAGCCTGAGAAATATAAACGCGGCCACAAGTCCCGGTTTTGGATTGACAGGTCGGACGGTTATGGAAAGGGCAGGAAAAACTTCTCTCCACCTCTATCTGATATTTCCGAAAATAAGACCCATCGGCACAAGAGAGCACACATATTTACGCAAGAACACAAAAATTCAGATAGAAGAAGTCATACAACCCCATTGACCCAGAACGGTTTCTCCAGAGAAATCCTTAATCCCGGAAAGAAGCCAAGTCCTTCCAAATCACAACATAAAAAGCCACCTGATCGCCAAAAAAGAGAATGTCTATAA
- the acsA gene encoding Acetyl-coenzyme A synthetase, with translation MKTQQLDTILKEDRKFPPAKSFSKSAHIGSMEEYQALYRQSLDDPEAYWSKVAEELQWFKKWETVLDSSDKPFFKWFTGGRTNICYNCVDSHLKSATRNKAAIIWEGEPGEERVLTYSDLFREVCVFANSLKAIGVGKGDRVAIYLPMIPELVIALLACARIGAVHSVIFAGFSAESIKDRVLDSESKCVITADGGWRRGKVLPLKNIVDEGVSECPCVESVVVVQRHPEKEPFACQMQNGRDYWYHDLAMDQPRKCEPEHCDSEDMLFLLYTSGTTGKPKGIIHTTAGYMVYTYHTAKYIFDLKPEDVYFCTADVGWITGHSYIVYGPLQNGATVLIYEGAPNWPDEGRFWEIIEKYSATIFYTAPTAIRAFMKWGDQWPAKKDLSSLRLLGTVGEPINPEAWMWYHEKIGGEKCPIVDTWWQTETGGILLSPLPGVTPTKPGSATLPFFGIEPAILTESGEEATAGLLSIRNPWPGILRGIYGDSEKYKETYWPKWEGNYYFPGDGARKDEDGYYWIVGRVDDVVNVSGHRIGTAELESIYVEHPAIAESAVVGVKHDIKGQGLVSFVIVREGFNADDVLKGELNDLVAKKIGKFALPEKIIFSADVPKTRSGKIMRRLLRDIAEGRALGNVTTLAEPDVIDSLKETYSEE, from the coding sequence ATGAAAACGCAGCAACTGGATACCATCTTAAAGGAGGATCGAAAATTTCCGCCTGCGAAGAGTTTTTCCAAATCCGCCCATATTGGGAGTATGGAAGAGTATCAAGCGCTTTATCGCCAAAGCCTCGATGATCCTGAGGCATATTGGTCAAAAGTAGCAGAAGAGCTTCAATGGTTTAAGAAATGGGAAACCGTCCTAGATTCTTCGGACAAGCCGTTCTTTAAATGGTTTACAGGAGGGCGCACTAATATCTGTTACAACTGTGTCGATTCTCACTTGAAAAGTGCGACTCGAAATAAAGCAGCAATTATCTGGGAAGGGGAACCGGGCGAAGAGCGTGTTTTGACCTACTCTGATCTTTTTAGAGAGGTTTGTGTCTTCGCCAATAGTCTCAAGGCAATTGGAGTGGGCAAGGGTGATCGAGTAGCCATATACTTGCCCATGATTCCCGAACTTGTGATTGCCCTGCTTGCCTGCGCTCGAATCGGTGCAGTTCATTCGGTAATATTCGCAGGATTTTCAGCGGAGTCGATTAAAGACAGAGTCCTTGATAGCGAGTCAAAATGTGTGATCACTGCTGACGGAGGGTGGCGTCGCGGTAAGGTGCTTCCGCTCAAGAATATTGTGGATGAGGGCGTGTCGGAATGTCCGTGTGTTGAGAGCGTTGTCGTGGTACAAAGGCATCCTGAAAAGGAGCCATTCGCCTGCCAAATGCAGAATGGGAGGGACTACTGGTATCATGATTTAGCGATGGATCAGCCGAGAAAATGTGAGCCGGAACACTGCGATAGTGAAGATATGCTTTTCTTACTCTATACTAGTGGGACGACGGGAAAGCCTAAAGGGATAATTCACACGACGGCAGGTTATATGGTCTACACCTATCATACTGCCAAGTATATATTCGATCTTAAACCAGAAGATGTGTACTTCTGTACCGCAGACGTAGGTTGGATTACCGGACATAGTTACATTGTCTATGGACCGTTGCAGAACGGGGCTACTGTGCTTATTTACGAGGGAGCCCCAAATTGGCCAGACGAAGGTAGATTCTGGGAAATCATTGAGAAGTACTCGGCAACCATTTTTTATACGGCACCGACTGCGATTAGAGCATTTATGAAGTGGGGTGATCAGTGGCCTGCGAAAAAAGACCTTTCTTCTCTTCGACTCCTCGGTACAGTTGGTGAACCGATCAATCCAGAGGCCTGGATGTGGTACCATGAAAAAATCGGGGGAGAAAAATGTCCTATCGTTGACACTTGGTGGCAGACCGAAACTGGAGGAATTCTTCTTTCTCCTCTTCCAGGTGTTACCCCTACAAAACCGGGAAGCGCCACTCTACCTTTTTTTGGGATTGAACCAGCAATTCTCACGGAATCAGGAGAAGAAGCAACTGCAGGCCTTCTCTCAATCAGAAACCCTTGGCCCGGAATACTCCGTGGGATCTACGGAGATTCGGAAAAGTATAAGGAAACTTATTGGCCAAAGTGGGAGGGGAATTACTATTTTCCGGGAGATGGTGCCCGAAAGGATGAGGACGGATATTATTGGATTGTCGGCCGGGTTGATGATGTGGTTAATGTGTCAGGTCATCGGATCGGGACAGCTGAATTAGAGAGTATATATGTGGAACATCCTGCGATTGCAGAGTCTGCGGTGGTTGGAGTGAAGCACGACATAAAAGGGCAGGGACTTGTTTCCTTTGTTATTGTCCGAGAAGGCTTCAATGCTGACGATGTGTTAAAGGGCGAGCTGAACGATTTAGTGGCCAAGAAGATTGGAAAATTTGCCCTTCCCGAGAAAATTATTTTTTCCGCTGATGTACCGAAAACCCGTTCTGGAAAGATCATGCGAAGACTCCTCCGTGATATTGCTGAGGGTCGTGCTTTGGGTAACGTAACAACACTTGCTGAGCCGGATGTGATTGATTCGTTAAAGGAGACTTATTCCGAGGAATAA
- the queA gene encoding S-adenosylmethionine:tRNA ribosyltransferase-isomerase, with translation MNTRLFDYEIPESSIAQFPTLNRGDAKLLVVDRKTQEITTNRFHDFPYLVPKGSALFRNNARVLQGRIRGNRPSGGKVECLLLRPGRDRDNWWCLLRPGRKLGPGRTFEKRGSFHAQVLEKKPSGEFLVKFNLKDGGDVPSMAEKEGEVPLPHYIRRDQQYKKAVEDRERYQTVYSDPEKTVAAAAPTAGLHFTEFILEELYRKKIQSFDLTLHIGLGTFHPINTDTIEDYSIHREAYEIPPDTLQALKKQRIGPRIAIGTTTVRALEDLSFKTQHKSIGPTSKLGSDSISAEASLLIYPPFEFQLCQALLTNFHLPRSTLMCLVAAFLTPGSTDGISWLKEIYHEALAMNYRFYSYGDAMLIL, from the coding sequence GTGAACACCCGACTCTTTGACTACGAGATTCCAGAAAGCTCTATCGCTCAGTTTCCTACACTAAACAGGGGAGATGCGAAGCTATTGGTCGTCGATCGAAAAACGCAAGAGATCACCACCAACCGGTTTCACGATTTTCCTTATCTGGTACCGAAAGGAAGTGCTTTATTCCGAAATAACGCTCGTGTATTACAAGGCCGAATTCGCGGCAATCGTCCGTCAGGCGGAAAAGTCGAATGCCTTCTATTACGTCCTGGTAGAGACAGGGATAACTGGTGGTGCCTTCTTCGACCTGGGCGCAAATTGGGTCCAGGTCGAACATTTGAAAAAAGGGGAAGCTTCCATGCTCAGGTTCTGGAAAAGAAACCCTCTGGAGAATTCTTAGTCAAATTCAACCTAAAAGATGGAGGAGACGTACCTTCGATGGCAGAGAAGGAAGGCGAAGTGCCGCTACCTCACTACATAAGGAGAGATCAACAGTATAAGAAAGCAGTTGAGGATCGGGAACGTTATCAAACTGTCTATAGCGATCCTGAGAAAACCGTAGCTGCAGCTGCTCCAACTGCTGGTCTCCATTTTACAGAATTCATCCTGGAGGAACTCTATAGAAAAAAAATTCAGAGTTTCGACCTTACTCTCCATATCGGACTTGGGACTTTCCACCCAATTAACACCGATACAATCGAAGACTATAGTATTCATCGGGAAGCTTATGAAATTCCTCCGGACACTTTGCAGGCTCTCAAAAAACAGAGAATAGGTCCGAGAATCGCAATTGGAACAACAACTGTTCGAGCACTAGAGGATCTCTCGTTTAAAACTCAACACAAGTCCATCGGTCCAACTTCGAAATTGGGAAGCGATTCAATTTCGGCCGAGGCAAGTCTCCTGATTTACCCTCCCTTTGAGTTCCAACTCTGCCAAGCGCTTTTGACCAATTTCCACCTGCCTCGATCGACTCTAATGTGCCTTGTTGCAGCATTTCTTACTCCCGGATCAACTGACGGAATTAGTTGGTTGAAAGAAATCTACCACGAGGCTTTAGCGATGAACTACAGATTCTATAGCTACGGTGACGCTATGCTTATCCTATGA
- the yceI gene encoding Protein YceI yields the protein MRSKCITSLIRIFSIAISLCALSQSLRGVEEIYKADPSHSGIGFKVRHFFSSVPGMFTDFEATIIRDTENSENNSIDAVIIVESINTNHAKRDKHLRNEDFFDEPIHPTITFKSTRWEEVKENQFTVTGNLKLLNVTKEIILDVRLTGAGPNHRGVFLTGWEMETTLDRRDFGITYGQDIIGNDVSVEISIEAQKQ from the coding sequence ATGAGAAGCAAATGCATAACATCCCTTATTCGAATTTTTAGTATCGCAATCAGCCTTTGCGCATTAAGTCAGTCACTTCGCGGTGTTGAGGAGATCTATAAAGCCGATCCTTCCCATTCAGGAATTGGGTTCAAAGTACGGCATTTTTTTAGCTCTGTTCCGGGCATGTTTACTGATTTTGAAGCCACCATCATAAGGGACACTGAGAATTCGGAAAACAATAGCATTGATGCTGTTATCATCGTTGAAAGTATCAACACCAACCATGCGAAGAGAGATAAACACCTACGGAATGAGGACTTTTTTGACGAACCGATACATCCTACCATTACCTTCAAAAGCACTCGGTGGGAGGAGGTTAAGGAGAATCAATTTACGGTCACAGGAAACCTTAAGTTGTTGAATGTAACTAAAGAGATAATCCTCGATGTTCGGCTCACTGGAGCCGGTCCAAATCATCGCGGCGTTTTTCTAACCGGATGGGAAATGGAAACAACACTAGATCGTCGCGATTTTGGTATAACCTACGGGCAAGATATTATTGGAAACGACGTTTCTGTAGAAATCTCTATCGAGGCGCAGAAACAATAA
- a CDS encoding PGL/p-HBAD biosynthesis glycosyltransferase — MIQVFHPSEENELVDSKLNYADNTGAKRLSLVSIVIPVFNEAILLPHTLDSIDASPGEKEVIVVDGGSLDGTREYAEQRGAMLISSPVLNRAQQMNLGAKAAKGDVLLFLHADTLLPQTALQEIQKVLLEHRIVGGAFSRHYDHPSLFLRTTCFLAKIRSRLLGWYLGDQGIFVRTCVFKEIRGFRHIENFEDLEFSRSLRSFGHTVTLNSCTLSSGRRFGQYPILRTLKDVILTLKYLRQNKSTR, encoded by the coding sequence ATGATTCAGGTTTTTCATCCCAGTGAGGAAAACGAATTGGTAGACTCCAAACTCAACTATGCCGACAACACGGGGGCAAAAAGGCTGTCTCTAGTTTCAATTGTGATACCGGTATTCAATGAAGCTATTCTTCTGCCTCATACACTGGACAGTATCGATGCCAGCCCTGGCGAGAAAGAGGTAATAGTTGTGGACGGTGGAAGCCTCGACGGCACAAGGGAATACGCTGAACAGCGGGGAGCGATGTTGATTTCATCGCCTGTTTTAAATCGGGCTCAACAGATGAACCTAGGGGCTAAGGCAGCAAAAGGGGACGTCCTCCTTTTTCTGCACGCTGATACACTTTTGCCTCAAACAGCTCTTCAAGAAATCCAAAAAGTTCTTCTCGAACACAGGATTGTAGGGGGCGCTTTCTCTCGCCATTACGATCATCCATCCCTCTTTCTCCGGACCACCTGCTTCTTGGCCAAAATACGAAGCCGCTTGTTAGGCTGGTATCTTGGAGATCAAGGGATATTTGTCCGAACTTGCGTATTCAAAGAGATTCGGGGTTTTCGGCACATTGAGAACTTCGAAGATTTGGAATTTTCCCGATCTCTTAGAAGTTTTGGACATACCGTCACACTAAATTCCTGTACTCTTTCATCAGGTCGCCGTTTTGGACAATATCCAATCCTCCGAACACTCAAAGACGTAATTCTTACCTTGAAGTATCTAAGACAGAACAAATCAACGAGATAG
- the ydjZ gene encoding TVP38/TMEM64 family inner membrane protein YdjZ yields MGPSKNLPIKGALVLASPIVIIILGRLFLMGNSLESFNLWVEDLGEWGYIAFFGIYVLSTIFLLPGSVLTLGAGFSFGIVVGSLVASISATVGASLAFLIARYLARDTILKKLNRNVKFAAIDSAIGREGGKIVLLLRLNPISPFNALNYFLGLTAIRFWSYLLASWIGMIPGTILYVYLGVAGKAGLEAASGGQGRSTLEYIFLGIGLIATLILTIYIAQIARKALQESELHGSSIEL; encoded by the coding sequence GTGGGGCCAAGTAAGAATTTACCAATTAAGGGCGCACTCGTTTTAGCAAGTCCCATCGTAATCATAATTCTGGGCCGCCTATTTCTAATGGGAAACTCTCTTGAGTCATTTAACCTATGGGTAGAAGACCTTGGGGAATGGGGATACATCGCCTTCTTCGGGATATATGTTTTATCAACTATTTTTCTTCTGCCTGGATCCGTTCTAACCCTTGGAGCCGGTTTTTCCTTTGGTATTGTAGTCGGCTCATTAGTTGCTTCCATAAGTGCCACTGTGGGTGCATCTTTGGCATTCCTAATTGCTCGATATCTTGCGCGTGATACTATTTTAAAAAAATTAAATCGAAACGTGAAATTTGCCGCCATCGACTCAGCCATCGGAAGGGAAGGAGGAAAAATTGTCCTCCTTCTAAGACTGAATCCCATTTCACCATTCAATGCTCTAAACTATTTCCTCGGTTTAACCGCCATTAGATTCTGGTCCTACTTGCTAGCAAGCTGGATTGGAATGATTCCGGGTACCATACTCTATGTTTATCTCGGTGTAGCGGGGAAAGCGGGACTGGAAGCTGCTTCCGGAGGACAGGGAAGAAGCACACTGGAATATATCTTTCTAGGAATTGGTCTTATCGCGACTCTAATCCTTACAATATACATTGCTCAGATCGCAAGGAAAGCCCTACAGGAGTCAGAACTCCATGGAAGCTCCATTGAACTATAG
- the ruvC gene encoding Crossover junction endodeoxyribonuclease RuvC, with the protein MPRRSVRALWADRLERGGQAPEWIGEMESIRHKPYLGVVLGIDPSLRGTGLSILSFRDSGIELLRSHTIRLKSSIPMPICIGNICKVVGELLGEVQVDHVAMEQPIYVQNTRTALVLGAARGAAMAAVVLKEKPVFEYAPLRVKQAVAGFGRASKEQVARSVRSLMGLNDVLKSDEADAAAVAICHAFTHRPVHL; encoded by the coding sequence ATGCCGCGCCGATCAGTGAGAGCCCTATGGGCAGACAGATTAGAACGGGGAGGACAAGCTCCGGAGTGGATAGGCGAGATGGAATCGATTCGCCATAAACCCTACCTAGGAGTTGTGTTGGGAATCGATCCGAGCCTTCGAGGAACTGGACTGAGCATTCTGAGTTTTAGAGATTCAGGCATAGAGCTTTTGCGAAGCCACACAATCAGGCTGAAATCCAGCATCCCGATGCCAATTTGTATAGGAAATATATGTAAGGTCGTTGGAGAATTGTTGGGGGAGGTGCAGGTAGATCATGTAGCTATGGAACAGCCGATTTATGTTCAAAACACAAGAACAGCATTAGTTCTTGGTGCGGCTCGGGGGGCAGCAATGGCTGCTGTTGTCCTTAAGGAGAAACCGGTTTTTGAGTACGCTCCTCTTCGGGTAAAACAGGCAGTAGCTGGATTCGGAAGGGCGAGTAAGGAACAAGTAGCCAGAAGTGTGCGTAGTTTGATGGGACTTAACGATGTGCTAAAATCGGATGAAGCGGATGCAGCCGCGGTGGCGATTTGCCACGCTTTCACCCATCGGCCAGTTCATTTGTAA
- the recF gene encoding DNA replication and repair protein RecF: protein MKFLSLKVEDFRNFKFIDLEFEGLHQFFLGRNGQGKTNLLEALNFVSALRSFRTSDRRELVAIGRNRAQIRYVLDYEGKGLIEIACSLQPGASDIKVDGDPVLRLSEHLGRFPSVVISSDDIQLIRGAPAGRRRFLDLTLSSTDPVYFNCLRQYHRALRERNHLLREGEDDGLLRSFEKILTSCGIQVIQKRRSAVRSLNDEVIDFYSKLTDGGIEPRLEYSTEVWGDSESDFATLMRERKRRDQEIRATSVGPHRDDLIFQLGGREVQAFASEGEQRGLAIAIRLAQCKWWFECSGIKPVVLADDVLGELDPLCRARFWEALSPELQVFASGTSPPPSELGCNWNIFSIDNGRLSVS from the coding sequence GTGAAATTTCTCTCTCTAAAGGTCGAAGATTTCCGTAATTTTAAGTTTATCGATCTCGAATTCGAGGGGCTTCATCAGTTTTTCCTTGGCAGGAATGGTCAAGGGAAAACCAATCTTCTTGAAGCGTTAAACTTTGTTTCAGCTCTCCGGTCTTTTCGAACATCAGATCGGAGGGAGCTTGTTGCTATTGGGCGAAACCGAGCCCAGATAAGGTATGTTCTGGATTATGAGGGGAAAGGTTTGATCGAGATCGCCTGTTCCCTGCAGCCCGGTGCTAGTGATATCAAGGTTGATGGAGATCCTGTCTTAAGGCTAAGTGAGCACCTGGGCCGCTTCCCCTCTGTTGTTATTTCGTCAGATGACATTCAACTTATTAGAGGCGCGCCCGCGGGTAGACGCAGATTCCTAGATCTCACTCTTTCATCTACGGATCCCGTTTATTTCAACTGTCTCCGCCAATATCATCGGGCACTTCGTGAGCGGAATCATCTTTTACGAGAAGGAGAAGACGATGGTCTACTGAGATCTTTTGAGAAGATCTTAACATCATGCGGGATCCAAGTTATACAAAAAAGGCGTTCCGCTGTTCGTTCTCTCAATGATGAAGTGATAGATTTTTATTCTAAGCTAACAGATGGGGGAATAGAGCCACGGCTTGAGTATTCGACCGAGGTTTGGGGAGATTCAGAATCGGACTTCGCTACCTTAATGCGGGAGAGAAAAAGAAGGGATCAAGAGATTAGGGCGACTTCAGTAGGTCCCCATAGGGATGACTTAATCTTTCAGTTGGGAGGACGTGAAGTCCAAGCTTTTGCTTCTGAAGGAGAGCAGCGTGGTCTCGCCATCGCTATTAGGCTTGCCCAGTGCAAATGGTGGTTTGAATGTAGCGGTATTAAGCCTGTGGTACTGGCCGATGATGTCCTCGGGGAACTTGATCCTCTTTGTCGAGCACGCTTCTGGGAAGCCTTGTCACCCGAGCTTCAAGTTTTTGCAAGCGGGACTAGTCCTCCTCCGTCTGAATTGGGCTGTAACTGGAACATCTTTTCGATTGATAACGGTCGACTGTCTGTTTCCTGA